The uncultured Roseibium sp. DNA segment GCATCGTACCCGGCCTCCATCGCTATCTCCGTGACGGGCTCGTCGTCCCGGTAGGCCAGCCGATAGGAAGCACGCTTCATGCGGGCAAGCTGGACATAGCGATGCACGGACACCTCGAAGGTCGCCGTGAACTGCCGGTGGAAATGGAACTTCGAGAAAGCCGCGATGGCGCTCAACGCGTCCAGGTCCAGATCATCTTCCAGATGCCGATCTATGTGATCCAGCACCCGCTGCATCCGGGCCTGGTAGCGTTGAACCGCTGCCGTCATCGTTTCGTCCTCCGTGGCAGCAGCAGTTAGGAGCACCCGGACATCGCCCGCTCGACCGATCTTGCGGTTCTTCGACCAAGGCTTAGTCGAAGCTTGCGACGACGTCGTACATCACCGGCTCGAAACTCTTGCACAGCGCGCTGAGTCGGCGATTGCGCTCGCGCATTTCGTCGGACCTAAGCATGGCGAGAAAATCCTCGCGTCTTTTCCACTGGGAGTAGTTGGCGATGCGTGTCTGGGCGTCGTTGACATGGAGACCGGCCCCAATAAAACCCGGCTGGTGCCGGATGAAGCTCTCGTAGGCGTCCTTCAATTCTTCCATGAGATCGTAGCAGGTGCCCGGTGTCATTTCGAAGGTCGTGATCACGGTCTGGCAATCTGACTTTGCGGAAATATCCGGCATGGCTTCCTCCGTTGATGGCTGTGCCTCAAGGGTACGGACTCATAAATTCAGATGGAATGGTTTGAGGCGGATTGCTCCTCATCAAGGAGCGGAAGTGCAGGAAATGTGATTCCTTTTCAAACCTTTCGCGACGCAGAGGAGGAGCAATCCGGTCAAATCCGAAGGACATGGAAATGGCTTCACCTCGCAGTGTCAGAGCGCTTGACCGGGCAAAAAAGCCCACTCTGCGCGCTCTTCCTCCCGATGTTTCGCCATTTCCCATGCCATTCCATCCGTATTTATGGGTCCATACCCGAGCCCTCAGGAGATCACATCGGGAAGTTCTTGACCACCGGGTGGAGATACCTACAAAGGCATGGACAGTTTCCCTTCCCCACTCAAGCCGGGCGCACCCGAGGATAAAGCAGATGGACAGTTCCAATCAGTCAGGCCCCTATTATGCGCCGACCGGAGGGCATCCCCCGCAGACCCAGCTTCTGACCGACCGCGCCGTCTTTACCGAGGCTTATGCGGTGATCCCGAAGGGCACCATGCGCGATATCGTCACCAGCAACCTGCCGTTCTGGGACAAGACACGGGCCTGGGTGATCTCGCGGCCGCTGTCCGGTTTTGCGGAGACGTTCTCGCAATACATCATGGAAGTGCAACCGGGC contains these protein-coding regions:
- a CDS encoding antibiotic biosynthesis monooxygenase, with the protein product MPDISAKSDCQTVITTFEMTPGTCYDLMEELKDAYESFIRHQPGFIGAGLHVNDAQTRIANYSQWKRREDFLAMLRSDEMRERNRRLSALCKSFEPVMYDVVASFD